A genomic segment from Amia ocellicauda isolate fAmiCal2 chromosome 13, fAmiCal2.hap1, whole genome shotgun sequence encodes:
- the sec24b gene encoding protein transport protein Sec24B isoform X1: MSAPGFNHLNSSAGHSTNPTPNGGAAPPYQNGPAQAYPSMHPPMVYSSPHQNYTSVPGHYSQISNKAPVVNNQYDVNYYHNSHQHPPTARASQGPPAYGGPQGLPHPYSGARPPASSSPHVPMSSTIPQHPAPFQQPSYPPSYYRPYSTSAQGPPAQSGVVTVPSTANASSYPIVSYPTAPGSSQYGTLRSSQTSYSPCQSSAVAPQNMLAAPLTSPQLAALGNNALPTPAGHTPSGYTASAESAVNGQATAVPPPSFAQRLDQSPTPAGSQAFRAARPNAGSPAIERPPCGTPTTSVHSSPAHQQGMHYGYVANSGVSSTAAHLSSSSDEDEEEEEEEDEEEAGADSSSTTSSASPVPNNYEAMEGGSYPESSSNVAPNPPASQASKAAKPFGYGYPSLQPAYQQSPVPRADSTPPQSSGFNPPGYQQFSQPYPTMNQLSAALGGLSLPEQQLEGLRPVNLLQERNILPGEPLQAPVPSLSADLKRSNCSPDTFRCTLTNVPQTQALLNKAKLPLGLLLHPFRDLTQLPVITSNTIVRCRSCRTYINPFVSFLDQRRWKCNLCYRVNDVPDEFMYNPLTRSYGEPHKRPEVQNSTVEFIASSDYMLRPPQPAVYLFVLDVSHNAVEAGYLNVLCQTLLENLEKLPGDTRTRVGFITFDSTIHFYNLQEGLSQPQMLVVSDIDDIFIPTPDSLLVNLKESKELVKDLLNALPNMFTHTRETHSALGPALQAAYKLMSPTGGRISVFQTQLPSLGAGLLHSREDPNQRSSTKVVQHLGPATDFYKKLALDCSGQQIAVDLFLLSSQYSDMASLACVSKYSAGSIFYYPSFHDVHNPTQMEKFQKDLQRYLTRKIGFEAVMRIRCTKGLSIHTFHGNFFVRSTDLLSLANVNPDSGFAVQMSIEESLADTSLVCFQAALLYTSSKGKRRIRVHTLCLPVVNSLSDVFAGADVQAITCLLANMAIDRSVSSNLSDARDALVNAVVDSLSAYRSTVSNLQQSGLIAPASLRLFPLYVLALLKQKALRTGTSTRLDDRVFAMCEFKSQPLQQIMRMIHPNLYRIDDLSDEGALHVNDTMVSQPPILQLTAEKISIQGAYLMDCGTGLYLWVGKGCSQAFIGDVLGCQDHASIPQNMTQIPELETPSSERTRSFINWLQENRSFSPILHVVKDDSSAKTNFFQQLIEDRTEAALSYYEFLLHIQQQLSK, from the exons ATGTCGGCTCCGGGGTTCAACCATTTGAACTCTTCTGCCGGTCACAGCACTAACCCTACGCCTAACGGAGGAGCTGCTCCCCCCTATCAAAATG GTCCAGCCCAGGCATACCCTTCAATGCATCCACCAATGGTGTACAGCTCCCCTCACCAGAACTACACCTCCGTCCCCGGACACTACAGCCAGATTTCCAACAAAGCCCCGGTGGTGAACAACCAGTACGACGTGAACTATTACCACAACAGCCACCAGCACCCACCCACTGCCAGAGCCAGCCAGGGTCCCCCAGCGTATGGGGGTCCTCAGGGTCTCCCTCACCCCTACAGTGGTGCCAGGCCTcctgcctcctcctctccccATGTCCCCATGTCCTCCACCATCCCTCAGCATCCTGCACCATTTCAGCAGCCTTCTTACCCACCCTCGTACTACAGGCCCTACAGCACCTCGGCTCAGGGACCTCCAGCACAGTCGGGTGTGGTGACTGTGCCCAGCACTGCTAATGCCTCCTCCTATCCTATTGTCTCCTATCCTACGGCCCCAGGGAGCAGCCAGTACGGCACGCTTCGCTCCTCCCAGACCTCCTATTCCCCCTGCCAGTCCAGTGCCGTAGCCCCCCAGAACATGCTGGCAGCCCCACTCACCTCTCCTCAGCTGGCCGCACTGGGGAACAATGCCCTGCCAACTCCTGCTGGACACACACCCTCTGGCTACACTGCCAGCGCTGAGTCTGCGGTCAACGGCCAGGCCACTGCAG tcccACCTCCTTCTTTTGCACAACGACTTGACCAAAGCCCCACACCAGCCGGGAGCCAGGCGTTCAGAGCAGCCCGTCCCAACGCTGGCAGCCCTGCGATAGAGAGACCACCCTGTGGGACGCCCACTACATCTGTCCACTCCTCCCCAGCTCACCAGCAAG GCATGCACTACGGATATGTTGCTAATAGTGGAGTTAGCTCGACAGCAGCACACTTGTCGTCTAGCTCCGatgaggacgaggaggaggaggaggaggaggatgaggaggaagcAG GTGCAGATAGTTCCTCAACCACCAGCAGTGCATCCCCTGTTCCCAATAACTATGAGGCCATGGAAGGGGGGAGCTACCCAG AGTCCTCCTCGAATGTAGCGCCCAATCCCCCAGCTTCTCAAGCGTCCAAAGCAGCGAAGCCCTTTGGCTATGGATATCCCAGTCTACAGCCAGCCTATCAGCAGAGCCCAGTGCCAAGAGCAGACTCTACACCTCCCCAGAGCTCTGGCTTCAACCCTCCTGGATACCAGCAGTTTTCACAG CCCTATCCCACAATGAACCAGCTGTCAGCTGCCCTGGGAGGTCTAAGTTTACCAGAGCAACAGCTGGAAGGACTGAGGCCCGTGAACCTGCTGCAGGAGAGGAATATCCTGCCCGGTGAACCTCTGCAGGCACCTGTGCCCAGCCTCAGCGCCGACCTGAAGAGGTCCAACTGCAGTCCAGA CACATTCAGATGTACACTAACTAATGTCCCCCAGACACAGGCTTTGTTAAATAAAGCCAAGCTGCCCCTGGGATTACTCCTCCATCCCTTCAGAGATCTCACG CAATTACCTGTCATAACGTCCAACACCATTGTGAGATGTCGCTCCTGTCGAACTTATATTAACCCTTTCGTGTCCTTCCTGGACCAGAGAAGGTGGAAATGTAACTTATGCTACAGAGTGAATGATG TTCCTGATGAGTTCATGTACAATCCCCTGACACGGTCCTATGGTGAACCTCACAAACGACCAGAGGTACAGAACTCAACAGTGGAGTTCATAGCCTCTTCAGATTATATG CTGCGTCCTCCTCAGCCTGCTGTGTACCTGTTTGTCTTAGATGTCTCTCACAATGCAGTGGAAGCTGGCTATCTGAATGTACTTTGTCAAACACTATTggaaaacctggaaaa GCTGCCTGGGGACACACGGACAAGAGTGGGATTTATAACGTTTGACAGCACTATTCACTTTTATAATCTGCAGGAGGGGCTGTCACAGCCCCAGATGCTTGTGGTCTCTGATATTGATG atatcTTTATACCTACTCCTGATAGTTTACTAGTAAATCTCAAGGAGAGCAAAGAG CTGGTGAAGGACTTGTTGAATGCCCTGCCCAACATGTTCACCCACACCAGAGAGACCCACAGTGCCCTGGGGCCCGCCCTGCAGGCTGCCTACAAGCTCATGTCCCCGACTGGAGGACGGATTTCTGTGTTCCAGACGCAGCTGCCCTCTTTAGGAGCTGGTCTTCTGCACTCCAGAGAAGACCCCAACCAAAGATCTAGCACTAAG GTTGTGCAGCATTTAGGACCAGCGACAGACTTTTACAAGAAGCTGGCGTTGGACTGTTCTGGACAACAGATAGCAGTGGACCTCTTCCTTCTGAGTTCCCAGTACTCTGATATGGCATCGTTAG CTTGTGTGTCTAAATATTCAGCAGGAAGCATATTTTACTACCCATCTTTCCATGATGTCCACAACCCCACTCAGATGGAGAAGTTTCAGAAGGACCTTCAGCGATACTTAACCAGGAAAATTGGCTTTGAGGCAGTAATGCGAATAAGGTGTACCAAAG GTCTTTCAATCCACACGTTTCATGGGAATTTCTTTGTTCGATCCACTGACCTGCTGTCCTTGGCAAATGTCAATCCAGACTCTGGGTTCGCTGTGCAGATGTCGATTGAAGAAAGCCTAGCAGACACGTCTTTAGTTTGTTTTCAAGCAGCTCTTCTGTACACGTCCAGCAAAG ggaaGAGAAGAATTCGGGTGCACACGTTGTGCTTGCCTGTTGTGAACTCACTGAGTGATGTGTTTGCTGGGGCTGATGTCCAGGCGATcacatgccttttggcaaaTATGG CTATCGACCGATCTGTGTCTTCAAACTTGTCGGATGCGCGAGATGCCCTGGTAAACGCAGTGGTGGACTCGCTGTCTGCGTACCGCTCCACTGTTTCCAACCTCCAGCAATCCGGCCTAATCGCCCCAGCCTCGTTGAGGCTCTTTCCTCTCTATGTATTGGCACTGCTCAAACAG AAGGCCTTGAGAACAGGCACCAGCACGCGCCTGGATGACCGAGTCTTCGCTATGTGTGAATTCAAAAGTCAGCCCCTGCAGCAGATCATGCGCATGATCCATCCCAACCTGTACAGGATAGATGACCTGTCTGATGAG GGAGCACTTCATGTCAATGACACCATGGTGTCTCAGCCGCCGATCCTCCAGCTCACCGCGGAGAAGATCAGCATACAGGGGGCTTACCTAATGGACTGTGGCACA GGTCTTTATCTGTGGGTGGGCAAGGGCTGCAGTCAGGCTTTTATCGGAGACGTGTTGGGCTGCCAGGACCATGCTTCCATACCACAGAATATG aCTCAGATTCCAGAACTAGAGACGCCTTCCTCTGAAAGAACGAGATCGTTTATTAATTGGCTTCAAGAGAACAGGTCATTCAGCCCTATCCTTCATGTTGTGAA AGATGACTCATCAGCTAAAACCAACTTTTTCCAGCAATTGATTGAAGATCGAACGGAAGCAGCACTATCCTATTATGAGTTTTTGCTCCACATTCAGCAGCAGTTGTCAAAGTAA
- the sec24b gene encoding protein transport protein Sec24B isoform X2, with translation MSAPGFNHLNSSAGHSTNPTPNGGAAPPYQNGPAQAYPSMHPPMVYSSPHQNYTSVPGHYSQISNKAPVVNNQYDVNYYHNSHQHPPTARASQGPPAYGGPQGLPHPYSGARPPASSSPHVPMSSTIPQHPAPFQQPSYPPSYYRPYSTSAQGPPAQSGVVTVPSTANASSYPIVSYPTAPGSSQYGTLRSSQTSYSPCQSSAVAPQNMLAAPLTSPQLAALGNNALPTPAGHTPSGYTASAESAVNGQATAVPPPSFAQRLDQSPTPAGSQAFRAARPNAGSPAIERPPCGTPTTSVHSSPAHQQGADSSSTTSSASPVPNNYEAMEGGSYPESSSNVAPNPPASQASKAAKPFGYGYPSLQPAYQQSPVPRADSTPPQSSGFNPPGYQQFSQPYPTMNQLSAALGGLSLPEQQLEGLRPVNLLQERNILPGEPLQAPVPSLSADLKRSNCSPDTFRCTLTNVPQTQALLNKAKLPLGLLLHPFRDLTQLPVITSNTIVRCRSCRTYINPFVSFLDQRRWKCNLCYRVNDVPDEFMYNPLTRSYGEPHKRPEVQNSTVEFIASSDYMLRPPQPAVYLFVLDVSHNAVEAGYLNVLCQTLLENLEKLPGDTRTRVGFITFDSTIHFYNLQEGLSQPQMLVVSDIDDIFIPTPDSLLVNLKESKELVKDLLNALPNMFTHTRETHSALGPALQAAYKLMSPTGGRISVFQTQLPSLGAGLLHSREDPNQRSSTKVVQHLGPATDFYKKLALDCSGQQIAVDLFLLSSQYSDMASLACVSKYSAGSIFYYPSFHDVHNPTQMEKFQKDLQRYLTRKIGFEAVMRIRCTKGLSIHTFHGNFFVRSTDLLSLANVNPDSGFAVQMSIEESLADTSLVCFQAALLYTSSKGKRRIRVHTLCLPVVNSLSDVFAGADVQAITCLLANMAIDRSVSSNLSDARDALVNAVVDSLSAYRSTVSNLQQSGLIAPASLRLFPLYVLALLKQKALRTGTSTRLDDRVFAMCEFKSQPLQQIMRMIHPNLYRIDDLSDEGALHVNDTMVSQPPILQLTAEKISIQGAYLMDCGTGLYLWVGKGCSQAFIGDVLGCQDHASIPQNMTQIPELETPSSERTRSFINWLQENRSFSPILHVVKDDSSAKTNFFQQLIEDRTEAALSYYEFLLHIQQQLSK, from the exons ATGTCGGCTCCGGGGTTCAACCATTTGAACTCTTCTGCCGGTCACAGCACTAACCCTACGCCTAACGGAGGAGCTGCTCCCCCCTATCAAAATG GTCCAGCCCAGGCATACCCTTCAATGCATCCACCAATGGTGTACAGCTCCCCTCACCAGAACTACACCTCCGTCCCCGGACACTACAGCCAGATTTCCAACAAAGCCCCGGTGGTGAACAACCAGTACGACGTGAACTATTACCACAACAGCCACCAGCACCCACCCACTGCCAGAGCCAGCCAGGGTCCCCCAGCGTATGGGGGTCCTCAGGGTCTCCCTCACCCCTACAGTGGTGCCAGGCCTcctgcctcctcctctccccATGTCCCCATGTCCTCCACCATCCCTCAGCATCCTGCACCATTTCAGCAGCCTTCTTACCCACCCTCGTACTACAGGCCCTACAGCACCTCGGCTCAGGGACCTCCAGCACAGTCGGGTGTGGTGACTGTGCCCAGCACTGCTAATGCCTCCTCCTATCCTATTGTCTCCTATCCTACGGCCCCAGGGAGCAGCCAGTACGGCACGCTTCGCTCCTCCCAGACCTCCTATTCCCCCTGCCAGTCCAGTGCCGTAGCCCCCCAGAACATGCTGGCAGCCCCACTCACCTCTCCTCAGCTGGCCGCACTGGGGAACAATGCCCTGCCAACTCCTGCTGGACACACACCCTCTGGCTACACTGCCAGCGCTGAGTCTGCGGTCAACGGCCAGGCCACTGCAG tcccACCTCCTTCTTTTGCACAACGACTTGACCAAAGCCCCACACCAGCCGGGAGCCAGGCGTTCAGAGCAGCCCGTCCCAACGCTGGCAGCCCTGCGATAGAGAGACCACCCTGTGGGACGCCCACTACATCTGTCCACTCCTCCCCAGCTCACCAGCAAG GTGCAGATAGTTCCTCAACCACCAGCAGTGCATCCCCTGTTCCCAATAACTATGAGGCCATGGAAGGGGGGAGCTACCCAG AGTCCTCCTCGAATGTAGCGCCCAATCCCCCAGCTTCTCAAGCGTCCAAAGCAGCGAAGCCCTTTGGCTATGGATATCCCAGTCTACAGCCAGCCTATCAGCAGAGCCCAGTGCCAAGAGCAGACTCTACACCTCCCCAGAGCTCTGGCTTCAACCCTCCTGGATACCAGCAGTTTTCACAG CCCTATCCCACAATGAACCAGCTGTCAGCTGCCCTGGGAGGTCTAAGTTTACCAGAGCAACAGCTGGAAGGACTGAGGCCCGTGAACCTGCTGCAGGAGAGGAATATCCTGCCCGGTGAACCTCTGCAGGCACCTGTGCCCAGCCTCAGCGCCGACCTGAAGAGGTCCAACTGCAGTCCAGA CACATTCAGATGTACACTAACTAATGTCCCCCAGACACAGGCTTTGTTAAATAAAGCCAAGCTGCCCCTGGGATTACTCCTCCATCCCTTCAGAGATCTCACG CAATTACCTGTCATAACGTCCAACACCATTGTGAGATGTCGCTCCTGTCGAACTTATATTAACCCTTTCGTGTCCTTCCTGGACCAGAGAAGGTGGAAATGTAACTTATGCTACAGAGTGAATGATG TTCCTGATGAGTTCATGTACAATCCCCTGACACGGTCCTATGGTGAACCTCACAAACGACCAGAGGTACAGAACTCAACAGTGGAGTTCATAGCCTCTTCAGATTATATG CTGCGTCCTCCTCAGCCTGCTGTGTACCTGTTTGTCTTAGATGTCTCTCACAATGCAGTGGAAGCTGGCTATCTGAATGTACTTTGTCAAACACTATTggaaaacctggaaaa GCTGCCTGGGGACACACGGACAAGAGTGGGATTTATAACGTTTGACAGCACTATTCACTTTTATAATCTGCAGGAGGGGCTGTCACAGCCCCAGATGCTTGTGGTCTCTGATATTGATG atatcTTTATACCTACTCCTGATAGTTTACTAGTAAATCTCAAGGAGAGCAAAGAG CTGGTGAAGGACTTGTTGAATGCCCTGCCCAACATGTTCACCCACACCAGAGAGACCCACAGTGCCCTGGGGCCCGCCCTGCAGGCTGCCTACAAGCTCATGTCCCCGACTGGAGGACGGATTTCTGTGTTCCAGACGCAGCTGCCCTCTTTAGGAGCTGGTCTTCTGCACTCCAGAGAAGACCCCAACCAAAGATCTAGCACTAAG GTTGTGCAGCATTTAGGACCAGCGACAGACTTTTACAAGAAGCTGGCGTTGGACTGTTCTGGACAACAGATAGCAGTGGACCTCTTCCTTCTGAGTTCCCAGTACTCTGATATGGCATCGTTAG CTTGTGTGTCTAAATATTCAGCAGGAAGCATATTTTACTACCCATCTTTCCATGATGTCCACAACCCCACTCAGATGGAGAAGTTTCAGAAGGACCTTCAGCGATACTTAACCAGGAAAATTGGCTTTGAGGCAGTAATGCGAATAAGGTGTACCAAAG GTCTTTCAATCCACACGTTTCATGGGAATTTCTTTGTTCGATCCACTGACCTGCTGTCCTTGGCAAATGTCAATCCAGACTCTGGGTTCGCTGTGCAGATGTCGATTGAAGAAAGCCTAGCAGACACGTCTTTAGTTTGTTTTCAAGCAGCTCTTCTGTACACGTCCAGCAAAG ggaaGAGAAGAATTCGGGTGCACACGTTGTGCTTGCCTGTTGTGAACTCACTGAGTGATGTGTTTGCTGGGGCTGATGTCCAGGCGATcacatgccttttggcaaaTATGG CTATCGACCGATCTGTGTCTTCAAACTTGTCGGATGCGCGAGATGCCCTGGTAAACGCAGTGGTGGACTCGCTGTCTGCGTACCGCTCCACTGTTTCCAACCTCCAGCAATCCGGCCTAATCGCCCCAGCCTCGTTGAGGCTCTTTCCTCTCTATGTATTGGCACTGCTCAAACAG AAGGCCTTGAGAACAGGCACCAGCACGCGCCTGGATGACCGAGTCTTCGCTATGTGTGAATTCAAAAGTCAGCCCCTGCAGCAGATCATGCGCATGATCCATCCCAACCTGTACAGGATAGATGACCTGTCTGATGAG GGAGCACTTCATGTCAATGACACCATGGTGTCTCAGCCGCCGATCCTCCAGCTCACCGCGGAGAAGATCAGCATACAGGGGGCTTACCTAATGGACTGTGGCACA GGTCTTTATCTGTGGGTGGGCAAGGGCTGCAGTCAGGCTTTTATCGGAGACGTGTTGGGCTGCCAGGACCATGCTTCCATACCACAGAATATG aCTCAGATTCCAGAACTAGAGACGCCTTCCTCTGAAAGAACGAGATCGTTTATTAATTGGCTTCAAGAGAACAGGTCATTCAGCCCTATCCTTCATGTTGTGAA AGATGACTCATCAGCTAAAACCAACTTTTTCCAGCAATTGATTGAAGATCGAACGGAAGCAGCACTATCCTATTATGAGTTTTTGCTCCACATTCAGCAGCAGTTGTCAAAGTAA
- the tstd2 gene encoding thiosulfate sulfurtransferase/rhodanese-like domain-containing protein 2: MYSASDMSPDEPDNSVFPELEVENLILPTSKLLKPPSEAIFRKQYTFAKKRAFAIFVHSKKAAASGAELSSGDLEAHWHCCEQTFKEAASIHKHVAKTHDAEIQEHTIAILRLVGSRGQARDSQPPAQSPVGEKREAWDVSLWIPDISHLTEDQLHRGPGEVLLYYCYCHLETPHPICAWQRELCQKLQLKGKVRIATEGINGTIGGSKVATGLYIKAMLSHPIFKIMCHNDFKTSEGGAHCFPDLKVGVFKEIVPMGVDPDLLSYRLAGTHLEPEEFHKEVETFLLKGNSSNDTILLDCRNFYESKIGQFTKCLAPDIRKFSYFPDYVDKNLELFRGKKVLMYCTGGIRCERGSAYLRSKDVCTEVYQLKGGIHKYVERFPEGFYQGKLFVFDERYAIPTSSDIISECRYCGTPWDQYQPCSTDFCYQLVLSCPACRQQGHTACCFVCQGKAQRKEEAGENTPAEPLLKEECECTDTRARVPCDTLPQACLQTH, encoded by the exons ATGTATTCAGCATCTGATATGTCTCCGGATGAACCTGACAATTCTGTGTTTCCTGAGTTGGAAGTTGAAAACCTTATCCTCCCAACTTCAAAGCTCCTGAAGCCCCCATCTGAAGCTATCTTTCGTAAACAGTACACATTTGCAAAGAAGAGG GCATTTGCCATTTTTGTGCACTCAAAGAAGGCTGCAGCATCGGGGGCAGAATTGTCTAGTGGTGATCTTGAAGCCCATTGGCACTGCTGTGAGCAGACCTTTAAGGAGGCCGCTTCCATTCACAAACACGTTGCCAAGACACATGATGCAGAGATCCAGGAGCACACCATTGCCATCCTCAGGCTTGTGGGGAGTAGAGGCCAGGCAAGAGACAGCCAGCCTCCAGCCCAGAGCCCTGtgggggagaagagagaagcaTGGGATGTGTCACTGTGGATTCCTGACATCAGCCACTTAACGGAGGACCAACTGCACAG GGGCCCAGGTGAAGTACTGCTGTATTACTGTTATTGTCACCTGGAGACACCCCACCCAATCTGTGCTTGGCAGAGGGAACTCTGTCAAAAGCTGCAGCTTAAAGGCAAG GTACGAATTGCCACAGAGGGAATTAATGGGACAATAGGAGGCAGCAAAGTGGCCACTGGGTTATATATCAAGGCAATGCTTTCCCATCCAATCTTTAAGATCATGTGCCACAATGACTTCAAG ACCAGTGAGGGGGGGGCTCACTGCTTCCCAGACTTAAAGGTGGGagtttttaaagaaattgtTCCCATGGGGGTGGACCCAGATCTACTCTCCTACAGGCTTGCTG GAACCCACTTAGAACCAGAGGAGTTTCACAAAGAGGTGGAAACATTTCTGTTAAAAGGCAATTCAAGCAACGACACAATTCTCTTGGACTGCAGGAACTTCTATGAGAGCAAAATT GGACAGTTCACCAAATGTTTGGCTCCTGATATCCGTAAATTCAGTTATTTCCCAGATTACGTGGACAAGAATTTGGAGCTCTTCAGGGGTAAGAAAGTCCTGATGTACTGCACTGGGGGGATCCGCTGTGAGCGAGGCTCGGCCTACCTCCGCTCAAAG GATGTGTGTACAGAGGTGTACCAGCTGAAAGGTGGCATTCACAAGTATGTGGAGCGCTTCCCTGAGGGATTCTACCAAGGAAAACTCTTTGTATTTGACGAGCGCTACGCTATTCCTACCAGCAGTGACATCATCTCGG AATGCAGGTACTGTGGTACCCCATGGGACCAGTACCAGCCCTGCTCCACAGACTTCTGCTACCAGCTTGTCCTCTCCTGCCCAGCTTGTCGCCAACAAGGCCATACAGCCTGCTGCTTTGTCTGCCAAGGCAAAGCTCAAAGAAAGGAAGAGGCTGGGGAGAACACGCCCGCAGAGCCGCTGCTGAAGGAAGAGTGTGAGTGCACAGACACGCGTGCACGGGTGCCCTGTGACACGCTTCCACAAGCCTGCCTTCAGACTCATTAG